The following are encoded in a window of Vigna unguiculata cultivar IT97K-499-35 chromosome 8, ASM411807v1, whole genome shotgun sequence genomic DNA:
- the LOC114193678 gene encoding protein trichome birefringence-like 43 — MAILIVLLILLFIHIHGGGHHKEGRGITATSRCDFSQGNWVADESYPLYNTSQCPFILKQFDCIRNGRPDKNYVKYRWQPKNCNLPRFNGEDLLRRVRGKSILFVGDSLSLNQWQSLTCMLHTAVPRANYTSLRTGSLSTFTFPMYDVKVKLSRNAFLVDIASESIGRVLKLDSIEDGKNWKGNDILIFDSWHWWLHIGRKQPWDFIREGNHTYKDMDRLVAYEKGLKTWARWVEDNVNPNKTRVFFQGVSPDHLSGEKWGEAKARFCEGQMVPMSGTKYSHPAETVLQKVLGKMSKHVNLLNITALSQMRKDGHPSVYGFGGRRSMDCSHWCLPGVPDTWNLLLYAVLIQN, encoded by the exons ATGGCGATATTAATTGTGCTGCTTATTTTACTCTTCATTCATATACACGGGGGTGGTCATCACAAAGAGGGAAGAGGAATCACTGCAACGAGTCGTTGTGATTTTTCTCAGGGAAATTGGGTTGCTGATGAATCATACCCTCTTTATAATACCTCACAATGTCCCTTTATTCTCAAACAGTTTGATTGCATAAGAAATGGTCGTCCTGATAAAAACTATGTCAAGTACAGATGGCAGCCCAAAAACTGCAACTTACCAAG ATTCAATGGCGAAGATCTGTTGAGAAGAGTGAGAGGGAAGAGTATTTTGTTTGTGGGGGACTCCTTGAGTTTGAATCAATGGCAATCACTCACTTGCATGCTTCACACGGCTGTGCCACGTGCCAACTACACCTCACTCAGAACTGGATCTTTATCCACCTTCACTTTTCCG ATGTATGATGTGAAGGTGAAGCTTTCACGTAACGCGTTTTTGGTGGATATTGCAAGTGAAAGCATTGGTAGAGTCCTGAAATTGGATTCGATTGAAGATGGAAAAAACTGGAAAGGAAATGATATACTCATATTCGACTCTTGGCATTGGTGGCTTCACATCGGAAGAAAACAACC ATGGGATTTCATTCGAGAAGGAAACCACACGTACAAGGACATGGATCGCTTGGTCGCATACGAGAAAGGCTTGAAAACATGGGCCAGATGGGTTGAGGACAACGTTAACCCTAACAAAACAAGGGTCTTCTTTCAAGGAGTGTCTCCAGATCATCTCAG TGGAGAAAAATGGGGTGAGGCAAAGGCAAGATTCTGTGAGGGGCAAATGGTGCCAATGTCTGGAACAAAGTATTCACACCCAGCTGAGACAGTGTTACAGAAGGTGTTGGGAAAGATGTCAAAGCATGTGAATTTGCTGAATATAACTGCATTGTCACAGATGAGAAAAGATGGTCACCCATCTGTTTATGGATTTGGTGGAAGAAGGAGCATGGATTGCAGTCACTGGTGTCTCCCTGGTGTTCCTGATACTTGGAATTTGCTTTTATATGCAGttctcattcaaaattaa